From Cellulomonas fimi ATCC 484, a single genomic window includes:
- a CDS encoding LuxR C-terminal-related transcriptional regulator, translating to MSMLETRETAGTVTEALTRRERVVLGELAEDVTLEEIATRLFVTRNTVKSQVRSVYRKIGVSTRAEAVAWAVAHGIR from the coding sequence ATGAGCATGCTGGAGACGCGCGAGACGGCCGGGACCGTCACCGAGGCGCTGACGCGACGCGAGCGCGTGGTGCTCGGCGAGCTGGCCGAGGACGTCACGCTCGAGGAGATCGCCACCCGTCTGTTCGTGACGCGCAACACGGTCAAGTCCCAGGTGCGGAGCGTCTACCGCAAGATCGGCGTCTCGACGCGCGCCGAGGCGGTGGCGTGGGCCGTCGCGCACGGCATCCGCTGA
- the gcvH gene encoding glycine cleavage system protein GcvH, producing the protein MTALPAHLHYTLEHEWLEDGSPATVGITSTAAEALGDIVYLELPAVGEQIAAGAVVGEIESTKSVSELFSPVSGTVVEVNQDAVDDPSLVNSDPFGRGWLLKVDVASTGPLLTAEEYEAHAAG; encoded by the coding sequence ATGACCGCCCTGCCGGCGCACCTGCACTACACGCTCGAGCACGAGTGGCTCGAGGACGGCTCGCCCGCGACCGTCGGGATCACGTCGACCGCCGCCGAGGCGCTCGGCGACATCGTCTACCTCGAGCTGCCGGCCGTGGGGGAGCAGATCGCCGCCGGGGCAGTGGTCGGCGAGATCGAGTCGACGAAGTCCGTGTCCGAGCTGTTCTCGCCCGTCTCCGGCACCGTGGTCGAGGTCAACCAGGACGCCGTCGACGACCCGTCGCTCGTGAACTCCGACCCCTTCGGCCGGGGCTGGCTGCTCAAGGTCGACGTCGCGTCGACGGGGCCGCTGCTGACCGCCGAGGAGTACGAGGCGCACGCCGCGGGCTGA
- the gcvT gene encoding glycine cleavage system aminomethyltransferase GcvT, whose amino-acid sequence MSDPTADVLSPLHDEHVALGAALTSFAGWQMPLRYTSDLAEHTAVRTAAGLFDLSHMGELEVTGPQAGSALDAALVGHLSALAEGRARYTMIVDEHGGVLDDLVVYRLAPERFVVVANASNVAVVRDALRERLTGFDAALDDASLRTALVAVQGPRAEEIVASATEPADVDAVRALKYYAAVPATVAGLSALVARTGYTGEDGFELFVDAADAPALWRALLAAGAPHGLVPAGLSARDSLRLEAGMPLYGNELDSTTTPYDAGLGRVVRLDKTDADGDPLPFVGRDALAGRADSQPARVLVGLQGLGRRAARHGYPVLASAEAGAAHVGTVTSGAPSPTLGHPVAMAYVTPEVSAPGTELAVDVRGRAEPVRVVPLPFYRRPR is encoded by the coding sequence GTGAGCGACCCGACCGCCGACGTCCTGTCCCCGCTGCATGACGAGCACGTCGCCCTCGGCGCCGCGCTCACGTCGTTCGCCGGATGGCAGATGCCGCTGCGCTACACGTCCGACCTGGCCGAGCACACCGCGGTCCGCACCGCCGCCGGGCTGTTCGACCTGTCGCACATGGGCGAGCTCGAGGTCACCGGACCGCAGGCGGGGTCGGCGCTCGACGCAGCCCTCGTCGGCCACCTGTCCGCCCTCGCCGAGGGCCGGGCGCGGTACACGATGATCGTCGACGAGCACGGGGGAGTCCTCGACGACCTCGTCGTGTACCGGCTGGCGCCCGAGCGGTTCGTCGTCGTCGCGAACGCCTCGAACGTGGCCGTGGTCCGCGACGCGCTGCGCGAGCGGCTCACCGGCTTCGACGCCGCGCTCGACGACGCCTCCCTGCGGACCGCGCTCGTCGCCGTCCAGGGGCCGCGCGCCGAGGAGATCGTCGCCTCCGCGACCGAGCCGGCCGACGTCGACGCGGTGCGTGCGCTCAAGTACTACGCCGCGGTCCCCGCGACCGTGGCCGGACTGAGCGCGCTCGTCGCCCGCACCGGCTACACCGGCGAGGACGGGTTCGAGCTGTTCGTGGACGCCGCCGACGCCCCCGCGCTGTGGCGCGCGCTCCTCGCCGCGGGTGCACCGCACGGCCTCGTCCCGGCGGGCCTGTCCGCGCGCGACAGCCTGCGCCTCGAGGCCGGGATGCCGCTGTACGGCAACGAGCTCGACAGCACGACGACGCCCTACGACGCGGGTCTGGGTCGCGTCGTGCGGCTCGACAAGACCGACGCCGACGGGGACCCGCTGCCGTTCGTCGGCCGCGACGCGCTCGCGGGCCGCGCGGACTCGCAGCCGGCGCGCGTGCTGGTCGGGCTGCAGGGGCTCGGGCGTCGCGCCGCGCGGCACGGCTACCCGGTGCTCGCGTCCGCCGAGGCCGGCGCCGCGCACGTCGGGACCGTCACGTCGGGTGCGCCGTCGCCCACCCTCGGCCACCCCGTCGCCATGGCCTACGTGACCCCCGAGGTGAGCGCCCCCGGCACGGAGCTCGCGGTCGACGTGCGCGGCAGGGCCGAGCCGGTGCGCGTCGTGCCCCTGCCCTTCTACCGTCGTCCTCGGTGA
- the gcvP gene encoding aminomethyl-transferring glycine dehydrogenase, which produces MTDLSSLHDVVARTGAPAVPPIPVPAGATAVALTAVEHTPAAEGFVDRHVGPRGEETLRMLETVGFPTLDALIDAAVPASIRTGRELDLPPARSEEDVLAALREVAGRNRVLTSMIGQGYYDTVTPPVIRRNVLESPAWYTAYTPYQPEISQGRLEALLNFQTMVTDLTGLDIANASLLDEATAVAEAVALMWRGQRNKPGTVVLDADLFGQSLAVTVGRAEAIGLPVVVADLTDGLPEVEGTLLGVVVQQVGASGRVRDLAPVVAQAKERGALVTVAADLLALTLLTSPGELGADVAVGSAQRFGVPLFGGGPHAAFMAVRQGLERSLPGRLVGVSIDADGARAYRLALQTREQHIRREKATSNICTAQALLAIVASMYAVYHGPDGLRAIAQRVHRHARSVAMVLGEVGVEVEHATYFDTVRAVVPGKAADVVAAAAGLGVNVWAPDADHVQVACDEKTRPEHVLAVVLAFAQAGTTRLEADDDGTFAFGFVGPTAFDDESDALPAALRRTTSYLQHPVFHLHRSETAMLRYLRRLSDKDLALDRTMIPLGSCTMKLNATVEMEPISWPEFAAIHPYAPADQTEGYAELVTELQDWLAEITGYAAVSVQPNGGSQGEFAGLLAIHAYHRSRGEDRDICLIPASAHGTNAASAALAGLRVVVVATAPDGSIDLDDLRAKLDQHGPAVAAIMITYPSTHGVYEEGVRTVCDLVHDAGGQVYIDGANLNALVGLARPGEIGGDVSHLNLHKTFCIPHGGGGPGVGPVAVAAHLAPFLPGDPTPAAARPADEAAADRAGLGAVAPVSAAPWGSAGILPISWAYVALMGPDGLRTATETAVLAANYLATRLAPHFPVLYTGPNGLVAHECILDLRDITKQTGVTAEDVAKRLMDYGFHAPTLSFPVAGTLMVEPTESEDLAELDRFVDALVAIRAEIDAVAAGRWAVEDSPLRNAPHTAASVSTDAWDKPYGRELAAFPVASLRDGKYWPPVRRIDGAHGDRNLVCSCPPVEAFAE; this is translated from the coding sequence GTGACCGACCTCAGCTCGTTGCACGACGTCGTCGCCCGGACCGGCGCCCCCGCCGTCCCGCCGATCCCCGTCCCCGCCGGCGCGACCGCGGTCGCCCTCACCGCCGTGGAGCACACCCCGGCCGCCGAGGGCTTCGTCGACCGGCACGTCGGCCCGCGCGGCGAGGAGACGCTGCGCATGCTGGAGACGGTCGGCTTCCCGACCCTCGACGCGCTGATCGACGCGGCGGTCCCGGCGTCGATCCGCACGGGCCGGGAGCTGGACCTGCCGCCGGCCCGCAGCGAGGAGGACGTCCTCGCGGCGCTGCGCGAGGTCGCGGGGCGCAACCGGGTGCTCACGTCCATGATCGGCCAGGGGTACTACGACACGGTGACCCCGCCGGTGATCCGCCGGAACGTGCTGGAGTCGCCCGCCTGGTACACGGCGTACACGCCGTACCAGCCGGAGATCTCGCAGGGTCGCCTGGAGGCGCTGCTCAACTTCCAGACGATGGTCACGGACCTCACGGGTCTCGACATCGCGAACGCGTCGCTGCTCGACGAGGCGACCGCGGTGGCCGAGGCGGTCGCGCTCATGTGGCGCGGGCAGCGGAACAAGCCGGGCACGGTCGTGCTGGACGCGGACCTGTTCGGGCAGTCGCTCGCCGTCACGGTCGGTCGGGCGGAGGCGATCGGTCTGCCCGTCGTCGTCGCGGACCTGACGGACGGGCTGCCCGAGGTCGAGGGGACGCTCCTCGGTGTCGTGGTGCAGCAGGTCGGTGCGTCGGGCCGGGTGCGGGACCTCGCGCCGGTCGTCGCGCAGGCGAAGGAGCGCGGGGCGCTCGTCACGGTCGCGGCGGACCTGCTGGCGCTCACGCTGCTGACGTCGCCGGGTGAGCTCGGCGCGGACGTCGCGGTCGGCTCGGCGCAGCGGTTCGGCGTGCCGCTGTTCGGCGGCGGCCCCCACGCGGCGTTCATGGCCGTGCGTCAGGGGCTCGAGCGCTCGCTGCCCGGGCGGCTGGTCGGCGTGAGCATCGACGCGGACGGCGCACGGGCGTACCGCCTGGCCCTGCAGACGCGTGAGCAGCACATCCGCCGCGAGAAGGCGACGAGCAACATCTGCACCGCGCAGGCGCTGCTCGCGATCGTCGCGTCGATGTACGCCGTCTACCACGGGCCGGACGGCCTGCGGGCGATCGCGCAGCGCGTGCACCGGCACGCCCGGTCGGTCGCGATGGTCCTGGGCGAGGTCGGCGTCGAGGTCGAGCACGCCACCTACTTCGACACCGTGCGGGCGGTCGTGCCGGGGAAGGCCGCCGACGTCGTGGCCGCCGCCGCGGGGCTGGGCGTCAACGTCTGGGCGCCCGACGCGGACCACGTGCAGGTCGCGTGCGACGAGAAGACGCGCCCCGAGCACGTCCTCGCCGTCGTGCTGGCCTTCGCGCAGGCCGGGACGACGCGCCTCGAGGCCGACGACGACGGCACGTTCGCGTTCGGCTTCGTCGGCCCGACGGCGTTCGACGACGAGTCCGACGCCCTGCCCGCGGCGCTGCGCCGCACCACGAGCTACCTGCAGCACCCCGTCTTCCACCTGCACCGGTCCGAGACCGCGATGCTGCGGTACCTGCGCAGGCTGTCCGACAAGGACCTCGCGCTCGACCGCACGATGATCCCGCTCGGGTCCTGCACGATGAAGCTCAACGCCACGGTCGAGATGGAGCCGATCTCGTGGCCGGAGTTCGCGGCCATCCACCCGTACGCGCCCGCCGACCAGACCGAGGGCTACGCCGAGCTCGTCACCGAGCTGCAGGACTGGCTCGCCGAGATCACGGGCTACGCGGCCGTGTCGGTGCAGCCCAACGGCGGCTCGCAGGGCGAGTTCGCGGGCCTGCTCGCGATCCACGCGTACCACCGCAGCCGCGGCGAGGACCGCGACATCTGCCTGATCCCGGCCTCCGCGCACGGGACGAACGCGGCGTCGGCGGCGCTCGCGGGCCTGCGCGTCGTGGTCGTCGCGACCGCCCCCGACGGGTCGATCGACCTCGACGACCTGCGCGCGAAGCTCGACCAGCACGGCCCTGCGGTCGCGGCGATCATGATCACCTACCCCTCGACGCACGGCGTCTACGAGGAGGGCGTCCGGACGGTGTGCGACCTCGTGCACGACGCGGGCGGCCAGGTGTACATCGACGGCGCGAACCTCAACGCGCTCGTCGGGCTCGCACGGCCGGGCGAGATCGGCGGCGACGTGAGCCACCTGAACCTGCACAAGACCTTCTGCATCCCGCACGGCGGCGGCGGGCCGGGCGTGGGGCCGGTCGCGGTCGCCGCCCACCTGGCGCCGTTCCTGCCGGGCGACCCGACCCCGGCCGCCGCGCGTCCCGCCGACGAGGCCGCCGCGGACCGGGCCGGGCTCGGCGCGGTCGCACCGGTGTCCGCGGCGCCGTGGGGCTCGGCGGGCATCCTGCCGATCTCGTGGGCGTACGTCGCGCTCATGGGTCCCGACGGGCTGCGCACCGCGACGGAGACGGCGGTCCTGGCCGCGAACTACCTGGCCACGCGCCTCGCGCCGCACTTCCCGGTGCTCTACACGGGCCCGAACGGGCTCGTCGCGCACGAGTGCATCCTCGACCTGCGCGACATCACGAAGCAGACGGGGGTGACCGCCGAGGACGTCGCGAAGCGGCTCATGGACTACGGCTTCCACGCCCCGACGCTGTCGTTCCCCGTCGCAGGCACGCTCATGGTCGAGCCCACCGAGAGCGAGGACCTGGCCGAGCTCGACCGGTTCGTCGACGCGCTCGTCGCGATCCGTGCCGAGATCGACGCGGTCGCCGCCGGACGCTGGGCCGTCGAGGACTCGCCCCTGCGAAACGCGCCGCACACCGCGGCCAGCGTCTCGACCGACGCGTGGGACAAGCCGTACGGCCGTGAGCTCGCCGCGTTCCCGGTCGCGTCGCTGCGTGACGGCAAGTACTGGCCGCCGGTCCGCCGCATCGACGGCGCGCACGGCGACCGGAACCTCGTCTGCTCGTGCCCGCCGGTCGAGGCGTTCGCCGAGTGA